In Lysinibacillus sp. FSL M8-0337, the following proteins share a genomic window:
- a CDS encoding DUF881 domain-containing protein → MNNKKQNSKGNFFTRKQFELLIVCITTGFIIGYSYNQAKDNRQTSAIKSELFEQEDSYREELIEQQERNKELTEEANMLQEKIRHYEKKFASNEKDSKKLVQEAEDLRLLLGDLNSEGKGIRITLQDGDYDPKSANPNDYIVHESHVFKLLNELKISGAQAIAINGQRVMANSYIRCNGPVITIDGKQHPAPFVIEAIGDSGTLRASLNLSGGVVDQLLNDNIVVSLEENQKLMMPNVKVES, encoded by the coding sequence ATGAACAACAAGAAACAGAATAGTAAAGGGAACTTCTTTACGAGGAAACAATTTGAGCTGCTCATCGTTTGCATAACAACAGGGTTTATCATCGGCTATTCTTACAACCAAGCGAAAGACAATCGCCAAACTAGCGCCATTAAATCAGAGCTATTTGAACAAGAAGATTCATATCGTGAGGAGCTCATTGAACAACAAGAGCGCAATAAAGAACTCACAGAAGAAGCCAACATGTTACAAGAAAAAATTCGGCACTATGAAAAGAAATTTGCATCAAATGAAAAGGACTCTAAGAAATTAGTTCAAGAAGCAGAAGATTTACGCTTACTATTAGGTGATTTAAATTCAGAAGGAAAGGGTATACGTATTACGCTTCAAGATGGTGATTACGATCCTAAATCTGCAAACCCTAATGATTATATCGTCCACGAAAGTCATGTTTTTAAGTTGCTAAATGAATTAAAAATTTCTGGGGCACAAGCGATTGCCATTAATGGACAACGGGTCATGGCGAATTCTTACATTAGATGTAATGGTCCTGTTATTACAATTGACGGCAAGCAACACCCAGCTCCATTTGTCATCGAGGCTATTGGGGATTCGGGGACACTCCGCGCTTCATTGAACTTAAGTGGTGGTGTAGTAGATCAATTGTTAAATGACAACATTGTGGTGTCCTTAGAAGAAAATCAAAAGTTAATGATGCCTAATGTAAAAGTAGAAAGTTAA
- a CDS encoding DUF881 domain-containing protein yields MKKNMYTRITIVLFIIGLMIAVQYNTIQKPAERDTRDIWAIREELAEEKKRHSTLLADIRSLNEVVGRYEQSEKTNLQGVLNETVNRLKQQAGLTDITGPGVILRVEPAPELVAMGYEIKEISPDLLTQLLNELFKYDAPSVAIDGNRIVHTTAIRDINGKTTVNSVALSSPPFEIYVGTTTFKAAQKMYNSIQASTFIDSFYLDNFNLVIEEPTELVTIPAYDQPLTNDYLTEVKKGE; encoded by the coding sequence TTGAAAAAAAATATGTACACCCGAATAACGATCGTGCTATTTATTATCGGTTTGATGATAGCGGTACAATACAATACCATTCAAAAACCAGCTGAGCGAGATACACGAGATATTTGGGCCATACGAGAGGAATTAGCAGAAGAAAAGAAAAGGCATTCCACATTATTAGCAGATATTCGCTCACTCAATGAGGTAGTGGGTCGCTATGAGCAATCTGAAAAAACTAATTTACAAGGTGTTTTAAATGAGACAGTAAATCGTTTAAAGCAACAGGCAGGTCTTACGGATATAACAGGTCCTGGGGTGATACTTCGAGTGGAGCCAGCCCCAGAATTAGTAGCAATGGGGTATGAAATAAAAGAGATTTCTCCAGACTTACTTACCCAATTACTGAATGAATTATTTAAATATGATGCTCCTAGTGTTGCAATTGATGGAAATCGTATTGTTCATACCACAGCTATTAGGGACATAAACGGGAAAACAACGGTGAACAGTGTAGCACTTTCTTCGCCGCCATTCGAAATTTATGTTGGGACAACGACATTTAAAGCAGCTCAAAAAATGTATAATTCCATTCAAGCTTCCACATTTATCGATTCATTTTATTTAGATAATTTTAATTTAGTAATAGAGGAGCCGACTGAATTGGTAACCATACCGGCATACGATCAGCCGTTGACGAATGATTATTTAACAGAAGTCAAAAAAGGAGAATAA
- a CDS encoding small basic family protein yields the protein MWLPFLGLVLGLALGLLTNIQIPSIYENYLSIAVLAALDTLFGGIRAQLQHVYDDKVFVSGFFFNIVLAAGLAFLGVNLGVDLYLAAIFAFGVRLFQNIAIIRRILLTRLDEKRHNKKKTSIE from the coding sequence ATGTGGCTACCATTTCTAGGTTTGGTGTTGGGACTAGCACTAGGCTTGTTAACAAATATCCAAATCCCCTCTATTTATGAAAATTATTTGTCTATAGCAGTGCTGGCTGCTTTAGATACGTTATTTGGCGGTATACGAGCTCAATTACAGCATGTATATGACGATAAAGTATTTGTATCAGGTTTCTTTTTTAATATAGTTCTTGCGGCGGGACTGGCATTTTTAGGTGTGAATTTAGGTGTAGACTTATATTTAGCAGCCATTTTCGCTTTTGGAGTACGTTTGTTCCAAAATATAGCAATCATTAGGCGTATTTTACTAACTCGGTTAGATGAAAAACGTCACAACAAGAAGAAAACTTCCATAGAATGA
- the ftsA gene encoding cell division protein FtsA: protein MNQQELYISLDIGSSSIKVLIGEMSDGQLHVIGVGNVKSNGVRKGAIVDIDATVQSIRKAVEQAERMTGYQIDEVVLGVPANQTMLQLVKGVVAVNSENREITDDDLDRVVESAQVMSIPPERELVNIIPRQFIVDNLDEIKDPRGMIGIRLEMDATMITTSKTLLHNVLRCVEKAGLSIREIYLQPLAAGFFALTEDEKNQGTAFIELGGGSTTIAVFEEGLLTHTGVIPVGGDHITKDISIVLKTPTDQAEQIKHQFGHAFYDDASDDELFEVPVVGTDSRDQYSQRYISEIIGARLEELFELVIDELARLGVRDLPGGVVLTGGVAKLDGIAQLARQILQTRVRIYTPDYIGVREPSFTTAVGLIRYAYLEDDFYGKGTNTQPIEYAVVGAQAPASKKQEYAAPSESKGSVIGRAKKLFDKFFD from the coding sequence TTGAATCAGCAGGAATTGTATATATCACTCGATATAGGATCTTCCTCTATCAAAGTATTAATAGGTGAAATGAGCGACGGACAATTACATGTAATTGGGGTCGGTAATGTAAAATCGAATGGTGTTCGAAAAGGTGCGATTGTTGATATTGATGCAACAGTTCAGTCTATTCGAAAAGCAGTAGAACAAGCAGAGCGGATGACTGGTTATCAAATCGACGAAGTCGTTTTAGGCGTTCCAGCGAACCAGACGATGTTACAACTAGTTAAAGGTGTTGTCGCTGTAAATAGTGAAAATAGAGAAATTACAGATGATGATTTAGACAGAGTGGTAGAATCTGCACAAGTCATGTCAATACCTCCTGAACGTGAATTAGTCAACATCATTCCTAGACAGTTTATAGTAGATAATTTAGATGAAATTAAAGATCCACGAGGTATGATAGGTATTCGTCTCGAAATGGACGCGACAATGATTACGACCTCTAAAACGTTGTTACACAATGTACTTCGTTGCGTAGAGAAAGCAGGATTAAGCATTAGAGAAATATATTTACAACCACTAGCTGCTGGTTTTTTTGCATTAACGGAAGATGAGAAAAACCAAGGTACAGCATTTATTGAATTGGGTGGTGGCTCAACGACTATTGCAGTATTTGAAGAAGGGCTACTGACACATACTGGTGTTATTCCGGTAGGTGGCGATCATATTACAAAAGACATTTCAATTGTTTTAAAAACACCGACAGATCAAGCGGAGCAAATAAAACACCAATTTGGACATGCCTTTTACGATGATGCTTCAGACGATGAACTGTTTGAAGTGCCAGTTGTGGGTACAGATTCTAGGGACCAGTACAGCCAACGCTATATTTCTGAAATTATTGGTGCAAGATTAGAAGAACTATTTGAACTAGTAATTGATGAGTTAGCACGTTTAGGCGTTCGCGATTTGCCAGGCGGTGTTGTTTTAACAGGTGGTGTTGCAAAGCTAGATGGTATTGCTCAATTAGCACGCCAAATACTGCAAACGCGTGTTAGAATATATACTCCAGATTATATTGGCGTTAGAGAGCCTTCATTTACGACGGCAGTTGGACTGATTCGTTACGCCTATTTAGAAGATGATTTTTACGGAAAAGGTACGAATACGCAGCCTATTGAATATGCGGTTGTCGGTGCACAAGCGCCTGCATCTAAAAAGCAAGAATATGCTGCACCTTCAGAATCAAAAGGAAGCGTAATCGGTAGAGCAAAAAAATTATTTGATAAATTTTTTGATTAA
- the ftsZ gene encoding cell division protein FtsZ, which produces MLEFDTSVDQLAVIKVIGVGGGGNNAVNRMIEHGVQGVDFIAVNTDAQALNLSKAEIKLQIGTKLTRGLGAGANPEVGKKAAEESREQLEEVLRGADMVFVTAGMGGGTGTGAAPVIAQIARDLGALTVGVVTRPFTFEGRKRQTQAIGGIGGMKEAVDTLIVIPNDKLLQIVDKSTPMLEAFREADNVLRQGVQGISDLIATPGLINLDFADVKTIMSNKGSALMGIGIATGENRAAEAAKKAISSPLLESSIDGAKGVLMNITGGSNLSLFEVQEAADIVASASDEEVNMIFGSVINENLKDEIIVTVIATGFSEEALQQHRGNVRPSINNNRQAAPQQQAPIREQRQEVHVQQEQPRQNHQNYAQDDMLEVPAFLRNRKNRG; this is translated from the coding sequence ATGTTAGAATTTGATACAAGTGTCGATCAACTTGCAGTTATAAAAGTCATTGGTGTGGGTGGTGGCGGTAACAACGCTGTTAACCGAATGATAGAGCATGGTGTACAAGGCGTTGACTTCATCGCTGTAAACACGGATGCACAGGCTTTAAATTTATCGAAAGCTGAAATTAAGCTACAAATCGGTACAAAGCTTACACGTGGCTTAGGAGCAGGAGCTAATCCAGAAGTAGGGAAGAAAGCGGCTGAAGAAAGCCGTGAGCAATTAGAAGAAGTATTACGCGGAGCGGATATGGTATTCGTTACAGCCGGAATGGGCGGTGGCACAGGTACTGGTGCTGCACCAGTTATCGCACAAATTGCCCGCGATTTAGGCGCTTTAACTGTTGGTGTCGTAACACGACCGTTTACTTTTGAAGGACGCAAACGACAAACACAAGCAATCGGTGGTATCGGAGGCATGAAAGAAGCCGTAGATACTTTGATTGTCATTCCAAACGACAAGCTCTTACAAATTGTCGACAAATCGACTCCGATGCTGGAAGCTTTCCGTGAAGCGGATAACGTTTTACGTCAAGGTGTACAAGGTATTTCGGATTTAATTGCAACACCAGGTCTTATCAACCTAGACTTTGCGGACGTAAAAACAATTATGTCTAACAAAGGTTCTGCGTTAATGGGTATTGGTATTGCGACAGGTGAAAATCGTGCAGCAGAAGCTGCTAAAAAAGCAATTTCAAGTCCATTACTTGAATCATCTATTGATGGCGCTAAAGGTGTACTGATGAACATTACAGGTGGTTCGAACCTTAGCTTATTTGAAGTACAAGAAGCGGCAGATATTGTGGCATCGGCTTCAGATGAAGAAGTGAATATGATTTTCGGTTCGGTTATTAATGAAAATTTAAAAGACGAAATCATTGTTACGGTGATTGCAACAGGCTTCTCTGAAGAGGCATTACAACAACACAGAGGAAATGTGCGTCCGAGCATTAATAATAATCGACAAGCTGCTCCACAACAACAAGCGCCTATTCGTGAGCAACGTCAAGAAGTTCATGTACAACAAGAACAACCGCGTCAAAATCATCAAAATTATGCACAAGATGATATGTTAGAAGTCCCTGCATTTTTACGTAACCGCAAAAATCGTGGATAA
- a CDS encoding sigma-E processing peptidase SpoIIGA, which translates to MYGEWLVLINTLYNLAILTFTAKVTGVFVKNTRLLMSSIISSLIAVIGGQTLLTIVLSFIVLIGLAFRFKLRSFQKQGPIVLTATIVIGGLLTALQPYLKNLSVMHFIVICLLLAVGNLIIFYKQWGFVKLERVSGQFVFQTILKVFDKEIPLSAFVDTGNQCIEPLSGKPVHFVSYAALRPYLPVTIREALMQWQETDPYDVSMFSVDYQRLIRFIHVNTVQQQTVVLGFRFDEWHIKGESSQVKTNEYIVLTKKAKNFPHSTAAILHFSALSNNS; encoded by the coding sequence ATGTATGGAGAATGGCTGGTGCTCATTAATACGCTTTATAATCTAGCAATACTGACGTTTACAGCAAAAGTTACAGGCGTTTTTGTAAAGAATACGAGATTATTAATGAGTTCAATAATTAGTAGTTTAATAGCTGTAATTGGTGGTCAAACGCTGCTTACGATTGTGCTAAGTTTCATTGTACTAATCGGTCTAGCCTTTCGCTTTAAGCTTCGAAGCTTTCAAAAGCAAGGACCGATTGTCCTGACAGCTACGATTGTTATCGGTGGACTGTTAACAGCATTACAACCGTATTTAAAGAATCTTTCTGTCATGCATTTTATTGTGATTTGCTTATTGCTCGCAGTTGGTAATTTAATCATTTTTTATAAGCAATGGGGCTTTGTTAAGCTGGAGAGAGTAAGTGGACAATTTGTATTTCAAACAATCTTGAAGGTTTTTGACAAAGAAATTCCACTTTCGGCATTTGTAGATACAGGCAATCAATGTATCGAGCCGTTATCGGGAAAACCTGTCCATTTTGTTTCCTATGCAGCGCTACGGCCTTATTTACCAGTGACAATTCGTGAAGCATTAATGCAGTGGCAAGAAACAGATCCTTACGATGTATCAATGTTTTCAGTAGATTATCAGCGTCTTATTCGATTTATTCATGTTAATACTGTACAGCAACAAACAGTAGTTTTAGGTTTTCGCTTTGATGAATGGCATATAAAAGGGGAGTCATCACAAGTGAAAACAAATGAATATATCGTGTTAACGAAAAAAGCTAAAAATTTTCCACATAGCACAGCAGCAATTTTACATTTTTCAGCGCTTTCAAATAACTCATAG
- the sigE gene encoding RNA polymerase sporulation sigma factor SigE, with protein sequence MLLRLLASLKKLWGKFRSRETYYIGGNDSLPVPLSREEEVTVIASFMNGDLRARDTLIERNLRLVVYIARRFDNTGTPIEDLISIGSIGLIKAIETFNTDKNIKLATYASRCIENEILMHLRKTSRMKGEVSLDEPLNSDADGNELLLSDILGTEEHIILDNVEKKIERQHMFHAINLLGARERYIMECRFGLNGKIEMTQKEVADHLGISQSYISRLEKKIIQDLRENLNQPIS encoded by the coding sequence TTGCTTCTTAGGCTACTTGCTAGCTTGAAAAAATTATGGGGTAAGTTTCGGAGTCGTGAAACGTACTATATAGGGGGAAATGATTCATTGCCAGTGCCACTAAGTCGAGAAGAAGAAGTCACAGTCATTGCATCCTTTATGAACGGAGATTTACGAGCTAGAGATACACTTATTGAACGTAATTTACGTCTTGTTGTTTATATTGCTAGACGTTTTGATAATACGGGTACGCCGATTGAAGATTTAATTAGTATTGGTTCGATTGGCTTAATAAAGGCGATTGAAACGTTCAATACAGATAAAAATATTAAGCTTGCCACGTACGCATCACGTTGTATTGAAAATGAAATTTTGATGCATTTACGTAAAACGAGTCGCATGAAGGGTGAAGTTTCACTAGATGAGCCACTAAATTCTGATGCTGACGGAAATGAATTACTATTGTCTGATATTTTAGGCACAGAGGAACATATTATTTTAGATAATGTTGAAAAGAAAATTGAACGTCAACATATGTTCCATGCCATTAATTTATTAGGTGCACGTGAAAGATATATTATGGAATGTCGGTTCGGTTTAAACGGTAAAATTGAAATGACACAAAAAGAAGTAGCCGATCATTTAGGTATTTCGCAATCATATATTTCTAGGCTAGAAAAGAAAATTATTCAAGATTTACGAGAAAATTTAAATCAGCCAATTTCTTAG